The genomic interval GTATAGTAGCAGGTGTGACGGAAGGAGAAGGATTGTTAGCGGAAGGAACTCATATTCAAAAAATAAATAGATTTTATTATGTCTTTACCATTACTTGGCCCAAAAATGGAAATCGCACACAGCTAGTGCATCGAGCACGTGTATTGGATGGAGATTATGAAGGGAAAATTGCAGTGAATGATCCAATGGGAATTGCGCAGGGAGGAATTATTGATACCCATAGTGGTGATTGGTATGGATTTTTATTTTGTGATCATGGTGCTGCAGGTAGAATGCCTTGTTTAGTACCAATTACATGGGAAGATGACTGGCCAGTATTTGGTGAGAATAATAGAGTTCCTAAACAGATTCCTATACCTTTACCTCAACAAAAAAGTAAAAATTATATTGTTTCATCAGATGAATTCCATGATGTGAGCGATTCCCTTGCTTTAGTATGGCAGTGGAACCATAATCCTGATAATACAAAATGGTCTTTAACTGCTCGTCCTGGCTATTTACGTTTAATCACTGGCAGCATTTGCAGTCATTTAGAAGAAGCGAAGAATACACTTACTCAAAGAACCTTTGGACCTGAATGCTCTGGTAGGATTGCAATGGATGTTAGTGGTATGAATGAGGGGGATATTGCAGGTTTTGCAGCTTTTCAAAAGGATTATGGATATGTAGGTGTACAAGTAACAGAAGAATCTAAAGTAATTACAATGGTAAGTTCCAGCTCTGGAAAACCTGAGATAATAGAGACTGTTCCATTAGACCATGAGAGAATCTATTTTAGGATTGACTGTGACTTTAAAGAGAAAACAGATAAGGCGTATTTTTATTACAGTTTGAATGAAAGGGATTGGATTAGAATAGGTAATGAACTAGAGATGAAATATAAATTAGATCATTTTATGGGGTATCGATTTGCGTTATTTAATTTTGCTACAAAGGAAATAGGTGGCTTCGCTGATTTTGATTATTTTAGAATAGATGAATAGAATAAGATGAAGTTGATGAAAGAGTACGGAAGAACATAAGGGCGTGTCTCTTTCTATTTTTTGGAATTTTACAGCATTAAAAAAGGAGCTGATTAAATCCTCCTTATCAAGTATCACCAAACGATACTTGATAAGGAGTTAGCTTTAATTCGCTATGTTTTCTTTACTAGCATCCACTATCTCGATATTGTTTTCTAACGCAAATTCTTTATATTCATTATTTGGGGGTAGATCTGTTACGATATAATCCACATCTTCTAAACGGCAATAAGTCATTAAGGCATATTTATCAAATTTCTTATGGTCTGTTAGTAAAAATATTTTTGAACTTCTATCTACGACGTTTTTCTTAATTTCACTTTCAAGTGGAGAAGAATTTGTGACACCATTGGAAATAGAAATGCCTGTAGACGCCATAAATGCTTTATTAATATTATATTCTTTAATTATGTCGGTGCTTTTAACACTTGCAAATGATTTCGTGTTGCGCTGTAAAAGGCCACCTAATGTAATAATATTTAAATTCTCATAGGGGAGTGCACGAATGATAAAATCCAAATTATTCGTAATAATGGTTAATTGTTTATGTTTTACATATTCGGTCATTTCCAGTGTCGTTGTGCCGCTGTCAATAAAAATGATGTCTCCGTTATCTACAAAACTAGCTGCTATTTTTCCAATTAACTCTTTTTCACTTTTGTTTTGAACCTGTCTTTCGGTAAACGATACGAGTGTACTATTATTAACTGCGACTCCACCGTACACTTTCTTCAATTCCCCTCGATCAACCAACTCTTGTACATCTCTTCTTATTGTGTTTTTTGAAACGTTAAACACTGTGACTAACTCATCTAATGAAACGGTTTGATGTTCAAATACATAATCTTGTATTTGTTTAATTCTTTTTGTTTTTAGCATAAAAATTCATCCTCTATTAAGGTTAATTTTGGGTTAACGATAGATACTATTTCTAATTTTTAACTATTTTCTTTGATTATAAACAATGGGACTTTATAGTTTTAGAAAGATTACTGGAATTATATATTGATTATACCAAAAAATAATCAAAAGTTCATCAATAATTAAATTATCTTGATTATTTTTTTGTATTTTCCTAGTAGATTCCTATTAATATGTGATTTTATTTTCCGAAAAAAATAAAAATTGTGATGTAAAATTATTGACTGTAAGCGTTATACATATTATGATGTAATCATAAGTTATCAAAACTTAACCAAAAGGTGATAAAAAAGTAATTAAAAATATACTTGAGTCCAAAATATGAGTAAAAATGATTGGCTTAATCATGTTGTGGAAATATATTTTGGTTATGTTTTGGAAGAGTATAAATTTGTAGCAGTGATATTAGGAGGGAAAGGTAAATGGCGGTTGAAAAATTAAAAAACTATATAAACGGGGAATGGGTAGAGAGCAAAACGACTACATACGAAGATGTTTATAATCCAGCTACCAAAGAAATTATTGCGCAAGTTCCGATTTCTACAAAAGAAGATATTGATTATGCAGCAGAAGTGGCGAAAGCTGCATTTGAAAAATGGAAGAATATTGCGGTTCCACGAAGAGCTAGAATTCTATTTAACTATCAACAACTACTTACTCAACATAAAGAAGAACTAGCACAGTTGATTACAATCGAGAATGGTAAGAACTTAACAGAAGCACTTGGTGAAGTACAACGTGGGATAGAGAATGTGGAGTTTGCAGCTGGAGCACCATCCTTAATGATGGGTGATTCTCTTGCATCTATCGCTACAGATGTAGAAGCGACTAATTATCGCTATCCGATTGGAGTAGTTGGCGGAATTGCACCGTTTAACTTTCCGATGATGGTTCCATGTTGGATGTTCCCGATGGCCATTGCTTTAGGAAATTCATTTGTTTTGAAACCATCGGAGCGAACACCATTATTAACGAAGAGATTAGTAGAATTATTTACAGAAGCAGGACTACCAAAAGGCGTATTCAATGTCGTTTATGGTGCACATGATGTAGTTAACGGCATTTTAGAGCATCCTGAAATTAAAGCGATTTCGTTTGTTGGTTCCAAGCCCGTTGGAGAGTATGTGTATAAAAAAGGAAGTGAAAATTTAAAACGGGTGCAAG from Niallia sp. FSL W8-0635 carries:
- a CDS encoding glycoside hydrolase family 43 protein; protein product: MSYHSRFNRSQPKELCTYENPILQMDIPDSDIIRVGESYYMSSTTMHMNPGVPIMKSTDLLHWKIVNYVYDVLASNDEQALRNGKNEYGKGSWASSLRYHQGIYYLVVGSLATDETYIFQTDDLEQGKWKRSTLKGYYHDMSLLFDDDSRVYLVYSSGNIRAIELTEDATAIKEGGLHKIIIPNASIVAGVTEGEGLLAEGTHIQKINRFYYVFTITWPKNGNRTQLVHRARVLDGDYEGKIAVNDPMGIAQGGIIDTHSGDWYGFLFCDHGAAGRMPCLVPITWEDDWPVFGENNRVPKQIPIPLPQQKSKNYIVSSDEFHDVSDSLALVWQWNHNPDNTKWSLTARPGYLRLITGSICSHLEEAKNTLTQRTFGPECSGRIAMDVSGMNEGDIAGFAAFQKDYGYVGVQVTEESKVITMVSSSSGKPEIIETVPLDHERIYFRIDCDFKEKTDKAYFYYSLNERDWIRIGNELEMKYKLDHFMGYRFALFNFATKEIGGFADFDYFRIDE
- a CDS encoding DeoR/GlpR family DNA-binding transcription regulator — protein: MLKTKRIKQIQDYVFEHQTVSLDELVTVFNVSKNTIRRDVQELVDRGELKKVYGGVAVNNSTLVSFTERQVQNKSEKELIGKIAASFVDNGDIIFIDSGTTTLEMTEYVKHKQLTIITNNLDFIIRALPYENLNIITLGGLLQRNTKSFASVKSTDIIKEYNINKAFMASTGISISNGVTNSSPLESEIKKNVVDRSSKIFLLTDHKKFDKYALMTYCRLEDVDYIVTDLPPNNEYKEFALENNIEIVDASKENIAN
- the iolA gene encoding methylmalonate-semialdehyde dehydrogenase, whose translation is MAVEKLKNYINGEWVESKTTTYEDVYNPATKEIIAQVPISTKEDIDYAAEVAKAAFEKWKNIAVPRRARILFNYQQLLTQHKEELAQLITIENGKNLTEALGEVQRGIENVEFAAGAPSLMMGDSLASIATDVEATNYRYPIGVVGGIAPFNFPMMVPCWMFPMAIALGNSFVLKPSERTPLLTKRLVELFTEAGLPKGVFNVVYGAHDVVNGILEHPEIKAISFVGSKPVGEYVYKKGSENLKRVQALTGAKNHTIVLNDANLEDTITNVVSAAFGSAGERCMACAVVTVEEGIADQFMEALKERAGNIKIGNGLEDGVFLGPVIREENKQRTLSYIEKGIEEGANLVCDGRESAPEEGYFVGPTIFDNVTTEMTIWKDEIFAPVLSVIRVKNLKEAIAIANQSEFANGACLFTSNASAIRYFRENIDAGMLGINLGVPAPMAFFPFSGWKSSFYGTLHANGKDSVDFYTRKKVVTARYAKPSFE